A window of the Thiovulum sp. ES genome harbors these coding sequences:
- a CDS encoding thiamine biosynthesis protein ThiC (PFAM: ThiC family) — MRNEWLEARQNDPVRTQMFYAKKGEITGEMKYIAEIENLDPEFVRSEVARGRMIIPANVNHKNLKPMAIGLATKCKINSNIGSSALSSDIDGEVEKALVSQKYGADT, encoded by the coding sequence ATGAGAAATGAGTGGTTAGAAGCTCGACAAAATGATCCCGTTAGAACTCAAATGTTCTATGCAAAAAAGGGCGAAATTACTGGCGAAATGAAATACATCGCTGAAATTGAAAATCTTGACCCTGAATTTGTTCGTAGTGAAGTTGCTCGAGGAAGAATGATAATTCCCGCAAATGTAAATCATAAAAACTTAAAACCTATGGCAATTGGTCTCGCTACAAAATGTAAAATCAATAGCAATATTGGTTCTTCAGCTCTCTCTAGTGATATTGATGGTGAAGTTGAAAAAGCTCTTGTTTCTCAAAAGTATGGTGCGGACACAAT